One Campylobacter sputorum genomic window, TTTCTTTTTGGACTTATTAGCACGGCAATAATGCAATCAAGCGGTCTTGTTACTGTTCTTTGCATTTCATTTTTAAGCGCAGAGCTTATAACACTTCTTTCTGGACTTTTTGTAATATTTGGGACAAACATTGGTACAACTACTGGTGCTTGGCTAATTGCAGGGATAGGACTTAAAATAGATATCGCAAACTATGCAATGCCAATTGTTATATTTGGCGTAATTTTTACCATAATGCGTGAAAATGCCATAAAAGGAATTGGTTTTTTCTTAATTAGTATTGGTCTTATCTTAATAGCTATTATGTATATGAAAAGTGGATTTGAAAGCACAAAAGAGAATATAGACTTGGCAAAATATTCAATTGAGGGTCTTAAAGGCGTAATTATTTATGTCATAGTTGGCACACTTATAACAGCTCTTATGCAAAGCTCACACGCAACACTTATGCTAACACTTGCCGCACTTGCAAATAACCAAATAGTCTATGAAAATGCATTAGCTATAGCAATTGGCTCAAATGTTGGTAGCACCATAATGGCGGTAATTGGCTCACTAAACGCAAATACAAATGGTAAGCGTCTTATGTTAGGTCATGTCATTGTAAATATTGTTGTTGCAATTATAGCAATAATACTTTTTAATCCTTTTGTTAATATCGTAGATATTAGTTCTAAATTTTTTGGTATCAAAAACAATGATTATATGCTTAAACTCTCGCTTTTTCACACATATTTCAACTTTATTATTATGATAATTTTTGCTCCATTTGCAAAGCATTTTGTAAATTTACTTGAAAAACTCGTCAAACAAAAAGACTATCATAGAAATCAAATAGATAAAGCTATATATTTAAATCAAGACGCCTTAACATCTATTGAGAGTTCAAAAAAACTTATAAATAAAGAGATTAGACATCTTGTAAAAAACACATACACAATCCTTGCAAAAAGCATAAGCATATCATCAAACGATATTAACAACAATCAACCAGACGAGATAATAAAACTTCGCCAAACACCAATCAAAATTGACTTTAAAGAACTTTACGCACAACGCTTTAAGCCAATTTATAATGAGATTATTGATTTTAGCACTAAAGCACAAAACTTTGATAAAACACAGAAATTTAGTGAATATTTTATGACTATTAGAAAAATATGCTTATACCTTGCTAATACACTTAAAAATATGGAATTAATACATAAAAATATATATTATTTTATAAACCACGATAATGAATTTATCAAGTTAAAATACGACTTACTAAGACTAAATTTAACAAAAACACTAAAACTAACAAATGAAATTTTACTTAACGATAGTTTAGATGAGGCAAAAGAACATTTAATAACATTAAAATCACTTAAAAAATCATGCAACGATAATTCATTTGATGCTATAAATAATCTTTTAAATAATGAGAAAATAACCTCATCTATGGCAACTTCTCTAATGAACGATAGCTCGATAGCGTGGGATATAACAAAAGATTTTATAAAAATTTCAAAACTTATTTTACTAAATCAAGGCAAATTTGACCAAACCGAAGTAACTAAAATGCTAGATGAATTGAAATAAATTCTTACAAAAATAAAATGGACTATTTTTATAAATAAATTAATATTTTCAAAATCATCTATCAAAAAATTTATATTTATACTAGATAAATATAAATTAAAACAACTACTTTTTGGGAGAAAATATACCAATAAACATTTTATTTGTATCAAAAAGCTCGTTTAATGCAGTTTTGATATCTTGCAAAGTTACCGAGTTTATGATTTTAGCCATATCATCATAGTTTAAAATTTGTTCATCATTTATAACTGATTGATTTATATGGTTTATTAAAAATGAAGATTTGTGCATATTTTTTTGAAGTGATATAATGGCTGATTTTTTATAATTTTGCAAATACACCTCATCAACAAACTCTTTTTGATATTTATGTATAATGTCTTTAGATTTTTCTACTATAAGCTTAGCATTATTTGGCGATGAAGAGTAGTTGATAATGCCAATAGATCTAGCATATGGTAGTTTATTTAAATCATAAGCTGCACTGATGGAGTAAACCTCGCTATTTTGTTCTCTTATGTTTTCTCTTAAAATATTGCTTAATATACTTGAAGCTGCATCAAAAATTACATCTTTTTGTGGGCTAAATTTGATATCACTATTTGTAAATTTAATCTGAACCAAACTTCTTTCATCATTAGATGAAAAATCCCCAAAAAAGCCATTTTTTATAGCCCTTATCCCATCATCTTTAATATTTGTAACACTTGCTTTTGTATCCATTGATCCTATATATTTGTTTATAAGCTCTTCAAATTTACTCTCACTCATATCGCCACTTACTATTAAGTTAAAATTATAAGGATTTGAGTAGTTAAATTTAATAAATTCTCTACCCTTATTTATATCAAATTTATTTATATCATCTGCGTCTAAGAAGCTCTTTTTTTCGTTATTGTTATAATATTTTTCATTATATTTTTTTAAAAATTTATACATAGGATTAGAATTATTTTTATTTAATGCATCTAATGATTTTATTTTAAATCTTTTAGCAAACTCATCACTAAGTTTTGGTGATTTTATATCCAAAACAAGCATTTTTAACATATTTTCAAAGTCATCTTTGGAACTCTCTCCCTTGTATCCTCTTGAAATTTCATTTATAAATTTATTCAAACTAAACATTTGACCTTTGGTTATAACATTTATCTCAAAATCGCTATATTTACCAACACCACTTCCATTTGATATATCTACGCTCATTGCAGGAAATTTAACACTATCAAGGTTGCTAAAACCACCTTTTGTGCTAAAAATATATGTCATTTTGTTTTTTTGCTTCTCATTTGGCTTATAATAAACATTTATGCCATTTTCAAAACTATATTTTATAACGCCGCTTTTATCAATCTTTTTATCTGTAAATTTAACACTTTTTAACTCGCCAACATCCAAAGAATTTGGTAAATTTACAGCGAAATTAACTTCGATTGGTTTTATTTCTCTAATAGCTTTTATCTCTTTGTCGTCAAAATCAAACTTTTCTTTTGTTAAAAACTCAACCATTACGCCATTTTTTTCAACCATATCTTTAAATTTAAAATTTATTTCATCTAGCGTAATATCGTTTAAAAGTTCTTTTGTTAGCTCATAATCGTCTTTTGGAGAGAGAAAAATATCACCATTTTGAACGAAATTTAGTATATTCATCAAATACTCTTTTGAACTTTGTGTTTGACTTTTTTTAAATTTCATCTCATTTAATGATAAAAAATCACTCTTTGCCACTTCAAAATACGATTTATCAAAGCCATCTTTTTTAACTTTATTTATCAAAGAAAAAATATTTTTTATCCCGCCAATATAATCATTTGAAACAACTCTTTGAGTAAAAACATTTAGTGATTTTTGATCAAAAAGATTATAATCATAAAAATAAATATCGTTTGTTATCAAGCCTTTTTGTGCTAAATTTGAACTCATTTGTGAAAAAAGCTTTGTAAAATACCTTTTTATAAGATACTCTTTATAGCTATTTTTATCTTTTATTACATTTGCTTTCCCTTCAAAATACACTCTTATACTCTCATTTGTAACTTCACTATCATGTGAGTTAAAAACTACAAATTTATCCCAAAAACCTATACTTTTATCTACATTTGGAATTTCTTTAGTATTTTTAATATCTGAAAAATTTTCACTTATAAGTTTTTTTACCTCATCAACATCAAAATCCCCAACTACTATCAAACTCATAAGCTTTGGCTGGTAATTTCTAGTATAAAACTCTCGCATAATTTCAGGAGTTGCACTTTTTACAATATCCATTTTTCCTATAGGAAGCCTGTTTAAATATATGCTATCTTTATAAATATAAGGCATACTTTGTTTGAAAATACGCTCAGAGCTATCTTTTCTCATTCTATCTTCTTCTATAATGATACCTTTTTCTTTTTGAAGTTCATCTTCGTTAAAAAGTGCATAATGAGCCATATTTTCTAGCACTTTAAAACCGCTTTGTAAATTTTGTTTTGATGAATTTATCTCTAACTTATAAAAGGTATTATCAAAACTTGTTGCAGCATTTAAATCTGCACCAAATTTAACACCAAGTTTCTCAAGCTCACTAATAAGACTATTTTTATCAAAATCCTTTGTTCCATTAAACACCATATGTTCCACAAAGTGTGCAAGACCTTGCTCGTTTTCTTTTTCATTTATAGACCCTGCTGCGACATTTAGATAAATAAGAGCTGAATTTTGCGGGGTTTTGTTCTGTTTTATATAGTAAGTAAGACCATTTTTAAGCTTACCAACTATCACAGAACTATCATTTTTTAACTCATTAGAAAAAATCAAACTAAAAGAAAGCATTACAAACATAAAAAATCTAATCATCTCTAACCTTTTTTATTTTGATTATATATCTAGATTTTCTATAAAAAATAAATAAATTTATAAAAAATAATAATTAAATTTAGCCGTTTTTGAAAAACCCTCTTAAATTATCTAGTATAAAATCCCATTTTCTCTCTATTAAAATTTTCATTATATGACCAAAATACCCACTTACTTTAAAGCCCAAAACCTCTCCAAGTGCATAATCATTGCCTATAGAACAAACACTTCCAAGAGATTTAAAACTAAATTTCTCAATATCTTTTTCACCATTTAATTTAGCTTGGATATTGTTAGCTACATATTTCCCCATTTTAAGGCTTATTTGTGCACTTTGTATATGAGGTTTAGAGTTTTCTAAAATAAAAGCAGAACTATCACCTATGGCATAAACATTTTTTTCAAAACCTATAGGATTAAGAAACTCATCTACTTCTATTCTTGATCTAATCTGTTTAAAACCCAAATTTTTAATCAAATCATTTCCCTTAGTTCCAGCAGTCCATATAATCGTATTTGCCTTAATCTCTCCTAAATTTTCTACAACTATACTATCGTTTGAAACAGATAATATTTTTGAATTTAAATATACTTTTACACCCATACGCTCAAGTTTTCTTTTTGCCATATCTCTAAGTTTTTCATCATAAATTGGCAGTATGTAAGGAAGCGCTTCAATAATGAGTATGTTAAGTTCATTTTCATCTATATTTATTTTTTTTGCATATTTTTTAAGCTCATTTGACAAAGAGCCAGCAAGCTCAACGCCACTTAATCCAGCACCACAAATTATAAAACTTAAATCTTTTTTATCGTTTGTAAATTTATAATTATCAAGTTTTTGATATATATCCTTTTTAATATCCAAAGAATCTTCATAGTTACTTAAAGAGTGAAGTTTTTTTACGCCTTGTATACCAAAATCTTCTATGCTATAACCAAGTGCTATAACTAGATAATCAAACTCATACTCGCCATTTTTTGTTTTAACCTTATCTTTTTTGATGTCAACTACACTATCTACAACCAAATTTATCTTCTCATCAATTACATCTTTTAAATTATAAATCGCTCTAGTATCGCATTCTCCACTTGCAACTTTATGTAAAAGTGCACTATGATAATGATATGAATTTGTATTTATTAGCGTTATTTCACAATTGTTAATACTTTTAGCTGTCAAATTTTTTAAAAAAGATAGCCCAGCATACCCAGCACCCAAAACTAAAATTTTATTTTTATACACCAAAAAACTCCTTTATAATGATAAGTAGATTATATCACACTAAATTTAAAGATAAAACATTAAGTCATTTTTGGTTACAATTATTGCCAAAAAAGTTTTAGGAAATTTTATGCAAAAAGTTCATTTTATAGGCATAGGCGGTATTGGAATTTCTGCAATTGCTAGATTTTTAAAAGAAAAAAATTTTATAATAAGTGGTTCAGATATAAAAGAAACACAAACTATAATAGATTTAAGAAACGAAGGAATTCGCGTTATAACGCCCCATAGTGCTGATATCATACAAGATCAAGATTTAGTAGTTTATTCAGCTGCCATAAAACCTGAAAATACAGAACTAATTGCAGCCAAAGAAAAAGGTATAAAATGTTTATCAAGAAAAGAGATATTGCCATTTATACTAAATGATAAAAGAGTTTTTTCGGTTGCTGGAGCACATGGCAAAAGCACAACTTCTTCCATGCTTGCTAGTTTAGTTGAAGGTTCTGTTATAATTGGAGCTATATCAAAGCAATTTGGCTCAAATATGAAATATTTTGAAAGCGAAAATGTCATTTTTGAAGCAGACGAAAGTGATAGTAGCTTTTTAAACTCAAATCCATATCTAGCAGTTGTAACAAACGCTGAGCCAGAACATATGGAACATTATGATTATGATTTAGATAAATTTTACGCTGCTTATACAGGCTTTTTGCAAAGAGCAAAAGTTAGAGTAATAAACGCTGAAGATGAGTTTTTATCTACACTAAAAATGGATTGCATAAAACTATACCCAAGTAAAGATATAACGGATTTAAAAATGGTTTTAAGAAACTATGAACCTTATATGAGTTTTAATCTTAAAAATTTAGGCACATTTGAAGTTTTTGGCATAGGAGAACATATCGCCATAGATGCATCTCTTGCTATACTTGCGGCAAATTGCGAAGTTGGTCTTGAAAGCATAAGAGAAAATTTAGCTAAATATAAAGGCATAAAAAAGCGTTTTGATATACTAAAAGCTAGTAAAGACTTTATTTTAATAGACGATTATGGTCATCATCCAACTGAGATAAAAGCAACTCTAAAAAGTGCAAAAGAGTATGCTAATATGCTAGGAATATCAAAAACAACAGTTATTTGGCAACCGCATCGCTTTACAAGATTAAAAGCAAATTTACAAAGCTTTAAAACATGCTTTGAAGGAGTAGATGATATCGTAATACTTCCTGTTTATTCAGGCGGTGAAGCCGATAATGGTATAAATTTAAAAAAAGAATTTAAAGAATTAAGACCAAATTTCGCAAAAAGAGTTTTTAATGAGGATGGAGCTATCACTTTTAATGATGAATTTGATGTAAAACACCGCATAGATGAAGGTTTGATAATAGGCTTTGGGGCTGGAGACATAACTTACCAATTAAGAGGAGAAATATGAGATTTATCTTAGTTTTAATTATTATAGTAGTTGCCATAGTTATTTATAGCATAAATGACGAAAAACTTAGCAAAAAATCAAAACTTATCTCAACGTTAGTTGTATTTTTTATCTGCATTTGTATATTTATATATGAGAGCAAAATTTCATCTATTAGTAAGCAAAAAATAACTTTAGTTACACAATTTAACCAAGGCAAAATTTTAAAATGTGGAATTTATGATGTAAATAAAAGTGGTTTTAACTACGAGTTTGGAACTTCAACATTCATACCAAAAAATGAATTTGTAAATTTAAAAGGTGTGATTATAAATATCAAGGATTGCAAAATAGATGAATGAGGAAATTTTCAAAACATTGGATTTGCAAAATTATATTGAGCATTTTAACTCATTTTTATCACGACCAAAGCCACTTTTTTTACAAGGCGATAGTAAGCTTAATTACGAAAAGATACTAATCTTATCAAATAGTGAATTTAAAGCACCTCCAAACATAACAAATTTAGATGATGCTCTTTTAAGACTTACCAAACAAGCAACGCTTCATATAAGCGAAATTTATGAATTTGCAAAGATAATAGGATATTTTGAGTATCTAAAAAAACTCAAATTTGAACCAAAACTTGATGAATGGCTACAAAAGATAGAAATACCCCAAAATTTAAAAGATTTGCCAGATAAATTTGATAAAAATGGCGAGTTTAAAGATGAATTAGATGATAGATTTGCTAGTCTAAAAGAAGCTTATAAAATCAAAAAAGAGCAGATAAATAGCGAACTTAAAAAACTAATTTACTCAAAAAGTTTAACTCCATATCTTGTTGATACACAAATTCACTACATAAATGATAGCGAAACGCTTCTTTTAAGAGGCGGATTTAATCACGCTATTAAAGGCAGTGTCATAGGAAGAAGTAGCGGCGGGTTTTTTTATATTTTTCCAACAACTATAAGCAAGTTAAAAAACGAACAAAGCGAAATACTAGATAAAAAAGAAGAGATTATTTACGAACATTGTGTAAAAATTAGTTCTATTTTGCATAAAAATTATCTGTTTTTGAAATTTATAAACCAAGCTTTCGACACTTTTGATGCTCTTAGTGCAAGAGCAATGATGGCAAAAAGCTGTGATTTGAGCTTTGTTTTACCAGATAGTTCCAAAGATATTATTTTAAGCGAATTTGCTCACCCTGCCCTAAAAAATCCAAAGCGAGTAAGCGTTGAGTTTTGTGGCAAAGTGCTACTAATAACTGGTGTAAATGCAGGTGGAAAAAGTATGCTTTTAAAGTCAATAATATCTGCAAGTTTATTAGCCAAATACCTTCTTCCAATGAGTATAAATAGCACTAAATCAAAAATAGGAACATTTAAAAACTTTGAAACAATCATAGAAGATCCTCAAAATGTAAAAAATGACATATCAACATTTGCGGGCAGAATGATTAAATTTTCTAAACTTTTTTCTCAAAAATCCATCCTTATAGGAGTTGATGAAATAGAACTTGGAACCGATTTTGAAGAAGCCGCAAGTCTTTATAGCGTAATGATAAACAAACTTATGCAAAATGATATAAAAATGGTAATTACAACGCATCATAAACGCTTAGCAATGTTACTTAGTAAAAATAGCGATGTAGAGCTAGTTGCGGCATTATATGATGAAGAAAAACGCTCACCTAAATTTGAGTTCCTAAAAGGCATTATAGGCAAAAGTTATGCATTTGAAACTGCACTTCGTTATGGCATAAGTCAAAACTTGGTAAGCGAAGCTAAAAAAGCTTATGGCGAAGATAAAGAAAATTTAAATTTGGCTATTTCTCAAGCTATAAATACACAAAATGAACTTAAAGAAAAAATCATACAAAATGATATAAAATCGCAAAAACTAGACAGACTGATATCAAATTTAAAAGACCAACAAGAAAAAAATTATGAAATTTTACAAAATAAGATAAATAAACTTGAAATTGAGTATTTTAAAGCTATAAATGAAGCCAAAAAAACTATAAATTTAAAAGATACAAAAGATAAGCAAAGAAGCATAAACAGAGCAAATGATTTAAAAAAAGCCATAGAAATACCAAAGTCTGATAAGAGTGATTATAAATTTAGTATTGGCGATAGAGTAAAATATAATAACATCAAAGGCGAAATCATATCCGTAAACAAAAGTGAAGTTACCATTTTAAGCGATGGTATAAAATTAAGAGTTTCGCTAAATTCTATAAAACCAAGCGTAAATCAAGCTAAAATGCAACAACCAAAGCTAAATTTAAACATACAAAAACCTAAAAATGCAAGTATGATACTTGATTTACATGGACTTAGAGTAGAAGCTGCCTTGCAAAAAGTTGATAAATTTATTTCAGATAGTCTGATTGTAGGTTTTGATGAAGTTGTTATAAAACACGGCATAGGCACAGGAAAATTAGCCTATGCTGTAAAAGAATTTTTAAAAGATCATCCAAGCGTAAAAGAGTTTTTTGATGCACCACCAAATTTAGGTGGATTTGGAGCAAAAATAATAAAATTATAAATGAAAATTTACTTTCAAAAAGTATAATTTTGTTAAAAAATCATTTAAGGTTTAAACAATGGAAAATGAAAATACACCTGATTTAAAAACAAAAAATCATAAACTCAAAT contains:
- a CDS encoding Na/Pi cotransporter family protein, yielding MIKKFFNYSVLVVFFMLIFNNKNFLTICFGICLFLYSLEVLSNSFKMITGSWLEIFLKKATKNNTTSFLFGLISTAIMQSSGLVTVLCISFLSAELITLLSGLFVIFGTNIGTTTGAWLIAGIGLKIDIANYAMPIVIFGVIFTIMRENAIKGIGFFLISIGLILIAIMYMKSGFESTKENIDLAKYSIEGLKGVIIYVIVGTLITALMQSSHATLMLTLAALANNQIVYENALAIAIGSNVGSTIMAVIGSLNANTNGKRLMLGHVIVNIVVAIIAIILFNPFVNIVDISSKFFGIKNNDYMLKLSLFHTYFNFIIMIIFAPFAKHFVNLLEKLVKQKDYHRNQIDKAIYLNQDALTSIESSKKLINKEIRHLVKNTYTILAKSISISSNDINNNQPDEIIKLRQTPIKIDFKELYAQRFKPIYNEIIDFSTKAQNFDKTQKFSEYFMTIRKICLYLANTLKNMELIHKNIYYFINHDNEFIKLKYDLLRLNLTKTLKLTNEILLNDSLDEAKEHLITLKSLKKSCNDNSFDAINNLLNNEKITSSMATSLMNDSSIAWDITKDFIKISKLILLNQGKFDQTEVTKMLDELK
- a CDS encoding M16 family metallopeptidase, translating into MIRFFMFVMLSFSLIFSNELKNDSSVIVGKLKNGLTYYIKQNKTPQNSALIYLNVAAGSINEKENEQGLAHFVEHMVFNGTKDFDKNSLISELEKLGVKFGADLNAATSFDNTFYKLEINSSKQNLQSGFKVLENMAHYALFNEDELQKEKGIIIEEDRMRKDSSERIFKQSMPYIYKDSIYLNRLPIGKMDIVKSATPEIMREFYTRNYQPKLMSLIVVGDFDVDEVKKLISENFSDIKNTKEIPNVDKSIGFWDKFVVFNSHDSEVTNESIRVYFEGKANVIKDKNSYKEYLIKRYFTKLFSQMSSNLAQKGLITNDIYFYDYNLFDQKSLNVFTQRVVSNDYIGGIKNIFSLINKVKKDGFDKSYFEVAKSDFLSLNEMKFKKSQTQSSKEYLMNILNFVQNGDIFLSPKDDYELTKELLNDITLDEINFKFKDMVEKNGVMVEFLTKEKFDFDDKEIKAIREIKPIEVNFAVNLPNSLDVGELKSVKFTDKKIDKSGVIKYSFENGINVYYKPNEKQKNKMTYIFSTKGGFSNLDSVKFPAMSVDISNGSGVGKYSDFEINVITKGQMFSLNKFINEISRGYKGESSKDDFENMLKMLVLDIKSPKLSDEFAKRFKIKSLDALNKNNSNPMYKFLKKYNEKYYNNNEKKSFLDADDINKFDINKGREFIKFNYSNPYNFNLIVSGDMSESKFEELINKYIGSMDTKASVTNIKDDGIRAIKNGFFGDFSSNDERSLVQIKFTNSDIKFSPQKDVIFDAASSILSNILRENIREQNSEVYSISAAYDLNKLPYARSIGIINYSSSPNNAKLIVEKSKDIIHKYQKEFVDEVYLQNYKKSAIISLQKNMHKSSFLINHINQSVINDEQILNYDDMAKIINSVTLQDIKTALNELFDTNKMFIGIFSPKK
- a CDS encoding NAD(P)/FAD-dependent oxidoreductase, with amino-acid sequence MYKNKILVLGAGYAGLSFLKNLTAKSINNCEITLINTNSYHYHSALLHKVASGECDTRAIYNLKDVIDEKINLVVDSVVDIKKDKVKTKNGEYEFDYLVIALGYSIEDFGIQGVKKLHSLSNYEDSLDIKKDIYQKLDNYKFTNDKKDLSFIICGAGLSGVELAGSLSNELKKYAKKINIDENELNILIIEALPYILPIYDEKLRDMAKRKLERMGVKVYLNSKILSVSNDSIVVENLGEIKANTIIWTAGTKGNDLIKNLGFKQIRSRIEVDEFLNPIGFEKNVYAIGDSSAFILENSKPHIQSAQISLKMGKYVANNIQAKLNGEKDIEKFSFKSLGSVCSIGNDYALGEVLGFKVSGYFGHIMKILIERKWDFILDNLRGFFKNG
- the murC gene encoding UDP-N-acetylmuramate--L-alanine ligase, which codes for MQKVHFIGIGGIGISAIARFLKEKNFIISGSDIKETQTIIDLRNEGIRVITPHSADIIQDQDLVVYSAAIKPENTELIAAKEKGIKCLSRKEILPFILNDKRVFSVAGAHGKSTTSSMLASLVEGSVIIGAISKQFGSNMKYFESENVIFEADESDSSFLNSNPYLAVVTNAEPEHMEHYDYDLDKFYAAYTGFLQRAKVRVINAEDEFLSTLKMDCIKLYPSKDITDLKMVLRNYEPYMSFNLKNLGTFEVFGIGEHIAIDASLAILAANCEVGLESIRENLAKYKGIKKRFDILKASKDFILIDDYGHHPTEIKATLKSAKEYANMLGISKTTVIWQPHRFTRLKANLQSFKTCFEGVDDIVILPVYSGGEADNGINLKKEFKELRPNFAKRVFNEDGAITFNDEFDVKHRIDEGLIIGFGAGDITYQLRGEI
- a CDS encoding endonuclease MutS2 codes for the protein MNEEIFKTLDLQNYIEHFNSFLSRPKPLFLQGDSKLNYEKILILSNSEFKAPPNITNLDDALLRLTKQATLHISEIYEFAKIIGYFEYLKKLKFEPKLDEWLQKIEIPQNLKDLPDKFDKNGEFKDELDDRFASLKEAYKIKKEQINSELKKLIYSKSLTPYLVDTQIHYINDSETLLLRGGFNHAIKGSVIGRSSGGFFYIFPTTISKLKNEQSEILDKKEEIIYEHCVKISSILHKNYLFLKFINQAFDTFDALSARAMMAKSCDLSFVLPDSSKDIILSEFAHPALKNPKRVSVEFCGKVLLITGVNAGGKSMLLKSIISASLLAKYLLPMSINSTKSKIGTFKNFETIIEDPQNVKNDISTFAGRMIKFSKLFSQKSILIGVDEIELGTDFEEAASLYSVMINKLMQNDIKMVITTHHKRLAMLLSKNSDVELVAALYDEEKRSPKFEFLKGIIGKSYAFETALRYGISQNLVSEAKKAYGEDKENLNLAISQAINTQNELKEKIIQNDIKSQKLDRLISNLKDQQEKNYEILQNKINKLEIEYFKAINEAKKTINLKDTKDKQRSINRANDLKKAIEIPKSDKSDYKFSIGDRVKYNNIKGEIISVNKSEVTILSDGIKLRVSLNSIKPSVNQAKMQQPKLNLNIQKPKNASMILDLHGLRVEAALQKVDKFISDSLIVGFDEVVIKHGIGTGKLAYAVKEFLKDHPSVKEFFDAPPNLGGFGAKIIKL